From the Cupriavidus necator N-1 genome, one window contains:
- the fdxH gene encoding formate dehydrogenase subunit beta → MNSQNIIRSSASSELTPAPRIRDHQMEVAKLIDVSICIGCKACQVACNEWNDLRGDVQENVGVYDNPRDLSPNTWTLMRFTEHEDQAGKLEWLIRKDGCMHCEDPGCLKACPAPGAIVQYANGIVDFQSDLCIGCGYCVAGCPFDVPRISKMDNKAYKCTLCSDRVSVGQEPACVKTCPTGAIAFGSKAEMQSLAGERVAELNERGYAKAGLYDPAGVGGTHVMYVLQHADDPKRYAGLPKDPGISSVVAGWKDGLKPAAGFVGAAAVVGMAAHFMAVGPNTTETDDHDAPTDGAA, encoded by the coding sequence ATGAACTCGCAGAACATCATCCGTAGCTCGGCCTCGTCGGAGCTGACACCCGCCCCCCGCATCCGCGACCATCAGATGGAAGTGGCCAAGCTGATCGACGTGTCGATCTGCATCGGCTGCAAGGCGTGCCAGGTCGCCTGCAACGAATGGAACGACCTGCGCGGCGACGTGCAGGAGAATGTCGGCGTCTACGACAATCCGCGCGACCTATCGCCCAACACCTGGACCCTGATGCGCTTCACCGAGCATGAGGACCAGGCGGGCAAGCTGGAATGGCTGATCCGCAAGGACGGCTGCATGCATTGCGAGGATCCCGGCTGCCTGAAAGCCTGCCCGGCGCCCGGCGCCATCGTCCAGTACGCCAACGGCATCGTCGACTTCCAGTCCGACCTGTGCATCGGCTGCGGCTATTGCGTCGCCGGCTGCCCCTTCGACGTGCCGCGTATTTCCAAGATGGACAACAAGGCCTACAAGTGCACGCTGTGCTCGGACCGCGTCTCGGTCGGGCAGGAGCCTGCCTGCGTCAAGACCTGCCCGACCGGCGCCATCGCCTTCGGCTCGAAAGCGGAGATGCAATCCCTTGCCGGCGAGCGCGTGGCCGAGTTGAACGAGCGCGGCTATGCCAAGGCCGGCCTGTATGACCCGGCGGGAGTCGGCGGTACCCACGTGATGTACGTGCTACAACATGCCGACGACCCGAAGCGTTATGCGGGCTTGCCGAAGGACCCGGGGATCAGCTCGGTGGTCGCCGGCTGGAAGGATGGACTGAAACCCGCCGCCGGCTTCGTCGGCGCGGCGGCGGTGGTGGGCATGGCGGCGCATTTCATGGCGGTCGGCCCCAACACCACCGAAACAGACGATCACGACGCCCCGACTGACGGCGCGGCATAA
- a CDS encoding MFS transporter: protein MTAHVVAAQASPCDELVIRTQPTAVDRPCRRKRLALAATILGSSMAFIDGSALNVALPAIQSELGTSVAAMQWIVNAYLLFLGSLVLVGGSMGDKLGRRTVFIAGIGVFTLASAACGFAPDANSLIAARAVQGIGAALFVPSSLAIIGAVYEGEARGRAIGTWAAVGAITSAVAPVAGGWLVDVLSWRAIFFLNVPLAAVTIALAISSVPNSHKLDAPQRLDWPGALSVAAGLAALTYGLTKASARGFADPLVLCAIGTGAFVLVAFVMIEANSRHPMMPLDVFRSRDFTGANLVTLLLYFGLSGALFFLPFTLIRAHAYTATEAGAALLPVPVIIGLLSRFTGGLTSRFGSRILLSAGPSVAGIGFVMLALPFVRGSYWAGFFPALSVLGLGMTITVAPLTTIVMDSVPADHAGVASGINNAVARVASLLAIAVLGIVFVWSHQAALSAQLDELDVPRDARRTGQLLEPGAQAGVAEGDAHLPTQTPVALAEAEAITDALRAVALVSAVCAFAGAGLAVATIQPRR, encoded by the coding sequence ATGACCGCGCACGTCGTCGCTGCCCAAGCGAGCCCGTGCGACGAACTCGTCATCCGCACGCAGCCCACCGCGGTCGACCGCCCGTGCCGGCGCAAGCGTCTGGCACTCGCCGCGACGATCCTCGGCTCAAGCATGGCGTTCATCGACGGCTCCGCCCTCAATGTCGCGCTACCCGCCATTCAGAGCGAACTCGGCACGAGCGTCGCTGCAATGCAGTGGATCGTTAACGCCTACCTGCTCTTTCTCGGGTCCCTCGTGCTGGTGGGCGGATCGATGGGCGACAAGCTCGGCCGCCGCACGGTGTTCATCGCGGGGATCGGGGTCTTCACGCTGGCGTCGGCCGCTTGCGGGTTCGCGCCGGACGCGAATTCGCTGATCGCCGCGCGCGCAGTGCAGGGCATTGGCGCAGCACTGTTCGTACCCAGTAGTCTCGCGATCATCGGCGCCGTGTACGAAGGAGAAGCGCGCGGACGGGCAATCGGCACCTGGGCGGCCGTCGGGGCGATCACGTCCGCGGTGGCGCCGGTGGCGGGCGGCTGGCTCGTCGACGTGTTGTCCTGGCGCGCGATATTCTTCCTCAACGTCCCGCTTGCAGCGGTGACGATCGCGCTCGCGATTTCGTCGGTGCCGAACAGCCACAAGCTCGATGCGCCTCAACGGTTGGACTGGCCCGGCGCGCTTAGCGTCGCAGCGGGGCTCGCTGCCCTCACTTACGGTCTGACCAAGGCGTCTGCGCGCGGTTTCGCGGATCCGCTTGTACTGTGCGCGATCGGCACCGGCGCGTTCGTGCTGGTCGCATTCGTGATGATCGAAGCGAACAGCCGTCACCCCATGATGCCGCTCGACGTGTTCCGCTCACGCGATTTCACCGGCGCCAACCTCGTCACACTGCTGCTCTACTTCGGCCTGAGCGGCGCACTGTTCTTCCTGCCGTTCACGCTGATCCGCGCACATGCCTACACCGCAACCGAAGCGGGCGCGGCGCTGCTGCCGGTGCCGGTCATCATCGGCTTGTTGTCGCGCTTCACCGGCGGCCTGACGAGCCGCTTCGGTTCACGGATCCTGTTGAGCGCTGGCCCGAGTGTCGCCGGAATCGGGTTCGTGATGCTGGCGTTGCCGTTCGTGCGCGGCAGCTATTGGGCCGGATTTTTCCCTGCGCTCAGCGTGCTCGGGCTTGGCATGACGATCACCGTCGCGCCGCTCACGACGATTGTGATGGACTCCGTGCCGGCTGACCACGCAGGCGTTGCGTCCGGCATCAACAATGCGGTTGCACGTGTGGCGAGCCTGCTGGCGATTGCGGTGCTGGGCATCGTGTTCGTGTGGTCGCACCAAGCGGCGCTGTCGGCGCAGCTCGATGAACTGGACGTTCCCAGGGACGCACGCCGGACCGGGCAGTTGCTGGAGCCTGGCGCGCAAGCCGGGGTGGCAGAGGGCGATGCCCATTTGCCGACTCAGACACCCGTGGCGCTGGCAGAAGCCGAAGCTATCACCGACGCGCTGCGCGCCGTTGCGCTGGTGTCCGCTGTGTGCGCGTTCGCCGGAGCGGGTCTCGCGGTGGCGACCATCCAACCCCGCAGGTGA
- the fdnG gene encoding formate dehydrogenase-N subunit alpha, whose amino-acid sequence MTYTTNIGRRQFLKILGFGSVAVSASALGLGTAWAQAPAGVRPYKLLRAKETRNNCTYCSVGCGLLMYSLGDGAKNAKPRIFHIEGDPDHPVSRGSLCPKGAGLLDIVHSKNRLQYPEYRAPGSKEWVRISWDDATRRIARLLKDDRDKNFIARNEKGQLVNRWLSSGMLASSAASNETGVLDFKFARSLGMLALDCQARLCHGPTVSALAPSFGRGAMTNHWVDIKNANVVIVMGGNPAEAHPVGFKWVIEAKIRNKAKVIVIDPRFNRTASVADIFSPIRAGSDTAFLMGMVNWLLQHDKIQHDYVRAYTNASLIVREDFGFDEGLFSGFDPQKLVYDKSSWNYELDAAGNAKRDPSMRHPRCVLSLLKQHVSRYTPEKVEEITGVKRADFLQIAEIVGSCSAKDKTLTWLYALGWTHHTGGAQIIRGAAMIQLLLGNVGMSGGGVNALRGHSNIQGYTDLGLLSVRLPGYMDLPTDRQQTLKQYLADATPKAVLPDQVNYWMNLPKFFVSLQKNLFGKHATAENNWAFDLLPKWDRSYDMLAYFDLMYQGKVNGYLVQGFNPLAAMPDKNKTSAALSKLKFLVVIDPLVTETSNFWRNEGKFNDVKTEEIMTEVFRLPSSCFAEEDGTVVNSGRWLQWHYAGQQPPGEARHDPAILGGIMMELRRLYEKEGGACPAQVLHMTWDEATYHDPHSPHPEEMAKEANGYALADVFDETGKKILRKGQLLDSFAQLRDDGTTSSYCWIFTGSWTEAGNQMARRDNTDTGLGNTPGWAWSWPANRRILYNRASMDEMGNPWDPKRQILHWNGEKWVGADVPDFPLTAAPGTPVGPFIMLPEGVGRLFSVGGMIDGPFPEHYEPIESPIAKNPLHDKVTHNPTARIFQNDAQRMGNRTEFPYVATTYSITELFRHWTKHSHLNAMLQPEQFVEIGEKLAADKGIAHGDTVKITTKRGHITAKAVVTKRMRTLQVAGQAVDQIGIPCHWGFEGATRKGYLANTLAPGVGDANSQTPEFKAFLVNIEKVAGAQA is encoded by the coding sequence ATGACTTACACCACCAATATCGGACGTCGGCAGTTCCTCAAGATACTTGGCTTTGGATCTGTTGCCGTCTCGGCCTCGGCCCTGGGCCTGGGTACAGCCTGGGCGCAGGCGCCTGCCGGCGTGCGCCCCTACAAGCTGCTGCGTGCGAAAGAGACGCGCAACAACTGCACCTATTGCTCGGTCGGGTGCGGCCTGCTGATGTACTCGCTGGGTGACGGCGCCAAAAACGCGAAGCCCCGCATCTTCCACATCGAGGGGGATCCCGATCACCCGGTCAGCCGTGGTTCGCTCTGCCCCAAGGGCGCGGGACTGCTGGACATCGTCCATTCGAAAAACCGGCTGCAGTATCCGGAATACCGCGCGCCGGGATCAAAGGAGTGGGTGCGCATCAGTTGGGACGATGCGACCAGGCGCATCGCCCGCCTGCTGAAAGACGACCGCGACAAGAACTTCATCGCGCGCAACGAGAAGGGCCAGCTGGTGAACCGCTGGCTGAGTTCGGGCATGCTCGCCTCGTCGGCGGCTTCCAACGAAACCGGGGTTCTCGACTTCAAGTTTGCCCGCTCGCTGGGGATGCTCGCGCTGGACTGCCAGGCACGCCTGTGCCACGGGCCAACGGTTTCGGCACTGGCGCCGTCCTTCGGCCGCGGCGCGATGACGAACCACTGGGTGGACATCAAGAACGCCAATGTCGTCATCGTCATGGGCGGCAACCCGGCCGAGGCGCATCCGGTCGGCTTCAAATGGGTGATCGAGGCCAAGATCAGGAACAAGGCCAAGGTCATCGTCATCGATCCGCGCTTCAACCGCACCGCCTCAGTTGCCGATATCTTCTCGCCGATCCGGGCGGGGTCGGACACGGCCTTCCTGATGGGCATGGTCAACTGGCTTCTGCAGCACGACAAGATCCAGCACGACTATGTGCGCGCCTACACCAATGCATCGCTCATCGTGCGCGAGGATTTCGGCTTCGACGAAGGGCTGTTCTCGGGCTTCGATCCGCAGAAGCTCGTCTACGACAAATCCTCCTGGAACTATGAGCTCGACGCGGCGGGGAACGCGAAACGCGATCCCTCGATGCGCCATCCGCGCTGCGTGCTGAGCCTGCTGAAGCAGCACGTGTCACGCTACACGCCCGAGAAGGTCGAGGAGATCACCGGCGTCAAGCGGGCCGACTTCCTGCAGATCGCCGAAATCGTCGGCTCGTGCTCGGCGAAGGACAAGACACTGACCTGGCTTTACGCGCTCGGCTGGACGCACCACACCGGCGGCGCGCAGATCATCCGCGGCGCGGCCATGATCCAGTTGCTGCTGGGCAATGTCGGCATGTCCGGCGGCGGCGTGAATGCGCTGCGCGGGCATTCCAACATCCAGGGCTATACCGACCTTGGCCTGCTGTCGGTGCGGCTGCCTGGCTACATGGACCTGCCCACCGACAGGCAGCAGACCCTGAAGCAATACCTGGCCGATGCCACGCCCAAGGCTGTGCTGCCCGATCAGGTGAACTACTGGATGAACCTGCCCAAGTTCTTCGTCTCATTGCAGAAGAACCTGTTCGGCAAGCACGCCACTGCGGAAAACAACTGGGCCTTTGACCTGCTGCCAAAGTGGGACCGCAGCTACGACATGCTGGCCTATTTCGACCTGATGTACCAGGGCAAGGTCAATGGCTATCTCGTCCAGGGGTTCAACCCGCTGGCGGCGATGCCCGACAAGAACAAGACCTCGGCCGCGCTGTCGAAACTTAAGTTCCTCGTGGTCATCGACCCGCTGGTGACCGAGACCTCCAACTTCTGGCGCAACGAAGGCAAGTTCAACGACGTCAAGACCGAAGAGATCATGACTGAAGTCTTCCGGCTGCCGTCGAGCTGCTTTGCCGAGGAAGACGGGACGGTCGTGAACTCCGGCCGTTGGCTGCAATGGCACTACGCCGGCCAGCAGCCGCCGGGCGAGGCGCGGCACGATCCGGCCATCCTCGGCGGCATCATGATGGAGCTGCGGCGGCTCTACGAGAAGGAAGGCGGCGCCTGCCCGGCACAGGTGTTGCACATGACCTGGGACGAGGCAACCTATCACGATCCCCACAGCCCCCATCCCGAGGAAATGGCCAAGGAAGCCAACGGCTATGCGTTGGCAGACGTGTTCGACGAGACCGGGAAGAAGATCCTGCGCAAGGGCCAGCTGCTGGATTCGTTCGCGCAACTGCGCGACGACGGCACGACCTCAAGCTACTGCTGGATCTTCACCGGCTCCTGGACCGAGGCGGGCAACCAGATGGCCCGGCGCGACAACACCGACACCGGCCTGGGGAACACGCCGGGTTGGGCCTGGTCCTGGCCTGCCAACCGCCGCATCCTCTACAACCGCGCCTCGATGGATGAGATGGGGAACCCCTGGGATCCCAAGCGCCAGATCCTGCATTGGAACGGCGAGAAATGGGTGGGCGCGGACGTGCCCGACTTTCCGCTCACTGCGGCACCCGGCACGCCCGTCGGACCCTTCATCATGCTACCCGAAGGCGTTGGGCGCCTGTTCTCCGTCGGCGGCATGATCGACGGCCCCTTCCCCGAGCATTACGAGCCGATTGAAAGCCCGATCGCGAAGAACCCCCTGCACGACAAGGTCACGCACAACCCGACCGCCCGCATCTTCCAGAACGATGCACAGCGAATGGGCAACCGCACCGAGTTCCCCTATGTCGCCACGACCTATTCCATCACGGAACTGTTCCGCCACTGGACCAAGCACTCGCACCTGAACGCCATGCTCCAGCCCGAGCAATTCGTCGAGATCGGCGAAAAGCTGGCCGCGGACAAGGGCATCGCCCATGGCGACACGGTGAAGATCACGACCAAGCGCGGCCATATCACTGCCAAGGCCGTGGTGACCAAGCGCATGCGCACGCTCCAGGTGGCCGGGCAGGCGGTCGATCAGATCGGCATCCCCTGCCATTGGGGCTTCGAGGGGGCGACCCGCAAGGGCTATCTCGCCAATACGCTTGCGCCGGGTGTCGGCGACGCCAATTCGCAAACGCCGGAATTCAAGGCATTCCTTGTAAACATTGAAAAAGTGGCGGGAGCACAAGCATGA
- a CDS encoding formate dehydrogenase subunit gamma: protein MATNNDRILRTKFAERLCHWAIVLCFFLAAVSGISWFFPTVGWLSGFLGTPQMARLLHPFLGIAVFAGLCYMFWRFVGYNMPARTDAIWFRRAREVLLIQHGGEPLQIGKYNAGQKVLFWLIMASILALLISGLIMWRAYFAEYFPIPVLRLAILAHSVAGIGLILLIVGHIYLAIWVRGSITGMVTGYVSRAWARQHHDRWYGELKAKELNQSKAAQAKGHEA, encoded by the coding sequence ATGGCGACCAACAACGACAGGATCCTGCGCACGAAATTCGCCGAGCGGCTGTGTCACTGGGCGATCGTGCTCTGCTTCTTCCTCGCGGCGGTTTCGGGAATCTCGTGGTTCTTCCCGACGGTGGGCTGGCTGAGCGGCTTCCTTGGCACGCCGCAGATGGCGCGGCTGCTCCACCCGTTCCTGGGCATCGCGGTTTTCGCGGGGCTTTGCTACATGTTCTGGCGCTTCGTGGGCTACAACATGCCCGCGCGCACCGACGCGATCTGGTTCCGCCGCGCCAGGGAGGTGCTGCTGATCCAGCATGGCGGCGAACCGCTGCAGATCGGCAAGTACAACGCCGGCCAGAAGGTGCTGTTCTGGCTCATCATGGCGTCGATCCTGGCCCTGCTGATCTCCGGGTTGATCATGTGGCGCGCCTATTTCGCCGAGTATTTCCCGATTCCCGTGCTCCGCCTGGCGATCCTGGCCCATTCCGTCGCGGGGATCGGCCTGATCCTGCTGATCGTGGGCCACATCTATCTTGCAATCTGGGTCCGCGGCTCGATCACGGGCATGGTGACGGGCTACGTCTCGCGTGCCTGGGCCAGGCAGCACCATGACCGCTGGTATGGCGAGTTGAAGGCGAAAGAGTTGAATCAGTCGAAAGCGGCGCAAGCGAAGGGCCACGAAGCATGA
- the fdhE gene encoding formate dehydrogenase accessory protein FdhE: MNQHQTTPGTLSSDEASRHFTPLIQPDLAGLYSRRAARLRALADGHDLADYLLLAARVAEVQASLAPGAGGSGPADARAIPQEGHWGALLDRMIERLAHDVPAPVAPHLAALRALPADARLGAAQALTEGRFDAVPAAIAPFLWAALSLQCASAARAAPVPDSGPAEHASCPVCSTAPVASLILIGDRQGMRYLHCVLCESQWHMVRAKCTNCGDASELDYLSFDTPEATVRAESCGVCHGYLKVISLERDPQAEAVADDLASLALDDAVTAEGYQRTGFNPFALPG, from the coding sequence ATGAACCAGCATCAGACCACGCCGGGAACACTGTCATCGGACGAGGCCTCCCGCCATTTCACCCCGCTGATCCAGCCAGACCTTGCCGGTCTTTACAGCCGCCGCGCCGCACGCCTGCGTGCGCTGGCCGACGGGCACGACCTTGCCGATTACCTGCTCCTGGCCGCCCGCGTGGCCGAAGTACAGGCATCGCTTGCGCCCGGGGCCGGTGGGTCCGGCCCGGCAGACGCCAGGGCCATCCCGCAGGAGGGGCATTGGGGTGCCCTGCTTGATCGGATGATTGAGCGGCTCGCGCACGATGTTCCCGCCCCGGTCGCCCCGCATCTTGCGGCGCTGCGCGCCCTCCCTGCGGACGCGCGCCTTGGCGCCGCCCAGGCGCTGACCGAGGGCCGCTTTGATGCGGTTCCGGCGGCAATCGCGCCCTTCCTCTGGGCTGCACTCTCGCTGCAATGTGCCAGCGCCGCGCGGGCCGCGCCCGTGCCCGACAGCGGCCCGGCCGAGCACGCGTCCTGCCCGGTCTGCAGCACTGCCCCCGTGGCAAGCCTGATCCTGATCGGCGATCGCCAGGGCATGCGCTATCTGCATTGCGTGCTCTGCGAGAGCCAGTGGCACATGGTGCGGGCGAAATGCACCAACTGCGGCGACGCCTCGGAGCTCGACTACCTCAGCTTCGACACCCCCGAAGCCACGGTGCGCGCCGAAAGCTGCGGCGTGTGCCACGGTTACCTGAAGGTGATCTCACTGGAACGCGACCCGCAGGCCGAGGCCGTGGCCGATGACCTTGCCTCCCTGGCCCTGGACGATGCGGTGACGGCGGAGGGCTATCAACGCACCGGGTTCAATCCCTTCGCGCTGCCGGGATGA